A segment of the Engystomops pustulosus unplaced genomic scaffold, aEngPut4.maternal MAT_SCAFFOLD_886, whole genome shotgun sequence genome:
TGTAATGAGGCAAAATCCCTGCTATGAAGAGTAAACTAAAAATCCCTTTTACAATCCAAGATTTGAACAGATGTCCAACTTTGAGCTTCTCCTACTGTTAGTGTAGGAAGAAATCACGGATCCTTGTAGCCTCAATCCAAGGAATATATGTTGAAGTTCTAGTGAAGACACTTGGTTTGTTTTCCACTGTACATCCGATGGGACCAAAGCTGACAATACCATGAACTTCCCATTTTTCTCTACCATTTTGGCAAACAAGAGGCCCTCCTGAGTCACCCTGTAGGCAACAAAGTCAGCAAGTCACATATATGTTATGCAAGTTACATTAAACCTTTAAGaaaagtgtatgtgtgtatgttgtatgtctgctaaaggaatctgcaccaacGTATTTACAaataccaaattttgcacagccgctctctgtgactcagggtacGTCATAGACGTTTTGAGCCAACATTTTCACCCCAcattttccaaaatccacttatttcccACCatttacagaagccattgtctgctgctgctgtggcagttggaagctgagccgttattggttgctgttttgccataggtcattaatatgagctctgatgtgattggttactataggtaatgagagtCTTAGCCTATgtatgaggtaagatggatagggatacagagatagggggagatttatctctgTACAGagatagggagaagggagatatgTTGTGCTTCATACAATTCTGATAAATCCTCCCATAGACAAAGAAACAGAGAGAGAGGCAGTCGCTGGAattagagtgtcagagacagagactaaATTTACTCACGATGCCACTGAAACGGCTTTGTGGCAATTTACTTTTACCAAAGCACAAAGCCTCCACATTCTTTCATTAAGAATATCATCGTAAGTTCCATAGCTAAGCATTATTACGATTGGGTGTgatactttgccaattaaggaacAGTTCTGCAAATTTAAGAATTTAGTTTCTGGCAACACTAAATTCTTTTATTTTCTTCTGTTTTCCTTACGatggaaatacatttttaaaatattttccatGGTCTAAGAGCTTTGACtttattattataagtgttttagTTAAGTTGTTGCCTCATAGGTAACATTTTAGGTCACATATGATCTCCAgttaactttttctttttcatgACATGATTTAAATAGAAGAAAAAAGTTATTCTGGTAGTAACATTGGGTAGTTACCTGACAGGCAGCAGGGGGTCCACCAATATCTCGGAAACCAGCACAGATCATTGACTCTCGAACCCTGTCACCCCAGAATTTTTTCTGTCTACATGTTTTGGTATCAATGATTGGCAGCTTTGCTTGGTTCAGAACTTCCGACAGTGTAAGGTTCTCTTTTCCACcttaaaaaatacaacaaaaaaacaaataatgTACAACTGAAACTGGGCCTTAATATCACAAGACTTCAGAGTATTGAAGAGTCATAAAACTGGATCAGGAAGATTTGGTtgccatagtttttttttaatgctgtgtAATCTGTTGCTATATGGAGAAGAATGCCATGGATCATAACATTCATAACATTTCAGAACTATGAAGTCAGTGTTAGCTTTCTTGCAATGTACAAGCATGTTACCTCTGGTATCTCCCCATCCAGTGACCCAGCAAAAATGACCTGGGCGTAGAGTAATTTCTTTTTTAGGAAGGCAGGCATACTGTTAAAGTGTGTGGTCAATATGTCTCCCACAGGCTTGACTAATGCAATATCATAGTCCAACTCATTCAGATGGGTAGCAGAACAGTTCATGCCTGTAAATGCGCTTTACATTGTGTTGAATCAGCCTTCCCCCTATTTAACAAACATATCAAAGAAATATCAAAAAATAGATATTGTATCAATAAGGTGTTTCATTTTA
Coding sequences within it:
- the LOC140112574 gene encoding chymotrypsin-like elastase family member 2A; amino-acid sequence: WPADCGVAFFQQNTAERIVSGYEVRPFSWPWQVSLQVRARGNKKYVHVCGGTLIHKNWVLTAAHCFQKGKADSTQCKAHLQYACLPKKEITLRPGHFCWVTGWGDTRGGKENLTLSEVLNQAKLPIIDTKTCRQKKFWGDRVRESMICAGFRDIGGPPAACQGDSGGPLVCQNGREKWEVHGIVSFGPIGCTVENKPSVFTRTSTYIPWIEATRIRDFFLH